CAGGGATCATGTTTTTGGGATGACTAACCGGAATTTAGTTTCACAAAATAGCTGGAAGGGGCTTGGAAATGACTGGCAACGGTGCATATAAGACTTTGACTGTGGATGAGATGGTAGATAGGGGATCCAGACACCGTGATCGGTTTTCCAGTCAGGAAACACCTGCGGGCTACTACCGTGCAGATATGCAAGACAGTCTTGAGGAACAGGAGTATAAAGCTCAGCAGGAACAAGCTCGAGAACTGGAAGCCAAGAAAAGGTTCAATGAGGCCATTCGCTGTGGCAAGTGGAAATTCCGGGATAAAAAGCTTCGAGACCGGGTTCTTAAAATCTACCAAAAGCGAAATTAATCTATTTATTCCAGAtgttaatttatttcaaaGTCATTTTAAGGCAGTCTTTGTATCGAGCTGCACAAGTGCGTAAACAGTTATttactaataaataataagtTAAATATCGTTGAGACAAGAAGCGCCCTGGGAACAAGGTTAATCGTCGCCGCTTCCAACTTCCACATCTTCTAGGTTATCAATCCCTACACCTACGTCGGAGATCTGGTTACTTGCTACTGGACTGTGTAACATTTTAACTGCTTTCAATCGAGAGTCGATTTGCGTTGAAATCTTAGGGTTGAAGGTCTCGCCGAGAATCTTAGAACAAATTTCTTTGAACCCCTGGTTATCTCCGAACTCCACTTTGGCTCGGGGGCCCAGGCTGTAATATTGCCGTCGCTTCTGAATGGCCCTTCCTGGATCATTGTTACTCTGTTGTACAACATAAGAATGGCTTGTCAGTTTCGAAATGAGCGTATCAAACATAGGGAGATCAATACCCAGAGGTATGAGGTAACGAGATAGATCACTTCTTTCCATATAGCCTTTCGGATGGAGCAATATAATagaacaaataataaaagctTGACCATAAAACTCCTGCTCATCGACAGACCTATTCTCTGCAACTACCTGGCGGTACTCTAAGGGTAGAGTATTCCTCAACATGTAAACATCGCCAACGTCATCCTCGTCTTGTCCCTCCCctgattctgttttttgCCTTTTGGGCCTTTTGCTTCGATTGGAGCGCGTCGTAGCCAAATGAGTTGTATTTATCGACAAGTCTTCTGGAAATTCCTTAGGAGGGAGCGGTATTAGTTCCATGCCAAAAATTGATCTAAGTTTCTTCTGAGCCATGACAAACACATTTCTATAagttttcagtttcataTTAGCAGCGATAGAATCGCTTATAATTGTTTTGTATATGTTTGCCTTTTTGATGGTCGTTCGTGTTAATTCGCCAAAGAGAGCCATCCGAACTAGCTGGTTAGCCATACGATCAAGCTCTGCTGCGTCTATCCCTGAATCCGTATCGCTTGGCTTCATAGGCTCAGGACTTGGGGATACTGTAGTCGTATGGTTATAATCCCTATCTCTATCATCATTACTATCATCCTCCCGTCTCTTCGATTTCGGCATCGTTTATTTCCTATGGTTGCGTGTTGAGTGTGAGACGCAATGGTTTCACAGTACATATAAACAATAGATCATGTTTTCCAGTCACGTTAATGCCTGCATCCCCTCTAACAGCATGACACTTGCATCATACCCTCTCTTCCTTTCTTAACTATTATCAATTTATCAGGAGGTACAATCTGATAACGAAATCCGATTAATAATCAAATAATTTAGAATGTCCTTACAATATCCGGCAAACTGTGGTTGCCCCTAATTTGAATGGTATTATTAGAGATCTACAAATCCGGAGGGTATGTTTGATCTGGTGTGTATAACtcataaaaaaatattgtttttttagTCCTAGGCTATAAATGATATATAAAATCCACAGGTTCTGGGTCCCATCCTGTTCACATCACCAGAAACTTTTTTTCCTGATTACCACAGTTTACTTTGGCTATTTTAGCTTAGGCGCGCTGTTTCACTCCTTTCCATACGTAGAGAATCTAGTATAAGACTTTTTAATGATAATCAAACTTAGCTTAATAGATTTTAGGGAAATACAGTATCTATATACACATATTTTCCCTAAATTTAGGCTATGAGCAGATAACTAAGACGACATGGGCTGAGATCTAAAAGGAAATAAACTCTTCGCTTTTCATGTAAGGACTCTCAGCATCCTTGGATGGGAATCAAGACATTACCGAGGTAATCTAATTCAACGAAGTCACATGACTAGATCcccatatatatatctgcTCATGCAGCACTCCTGTTTCTGGTCCTTCAGCTTGGATATTATTCTTCAACTATCCTAGAGCCTAACAGGACCAGACTCTGGTAGCATTGATGACTGTACAATTAAGgaactattattataatagAAGATCCTCCCATCATTTGTGTTCTTAACTGACAACTAATGATGTTGATACTTAGTGTGTTAACATTATTCTGTTTTATTAGATCTTCAATCAGTATTGGCTTTAATTACACCGCATTGAATAATGCTCTAGATTGTATAAGGAGGATAGATCATAGATTCTATTATTTCGTCCCTGCAGAATACAGTATGTTCACTGTTGCTAATGTTTCCGGTTATTACTTCGATGACAGACAATATAGACAATTATTCCCATGTCTTCTAGAGTTTAGCAAGCTCGCACACACCGGTGTTTCCTTTGACGGTTATGAAATGGGTAATGACTTACTCATGTCTGGAATCATTGACGATGGTCTGAATGCTGAATACTTGGTGTCCGGCGGTCTTGATATCCGACAACCAGTGCCAAACAGCAATGTAAGTGGCACAACCCAAAACACAATTCCAGCTACGTCCATCACTCAGCCTAATTATCGGCCGATGGTGACGCAGTTACGATTAGTACCTTGTATAAGTATAAAGTACTAACTAAACAACACTATACCGTAGTAAGTCTCACCGCAAACTTCTGTATAATTCTTATGTGTTGAGTCAGTCATCAACAACGGTCCGACGTGTACATTTCGATACACATTAAGCCACCGTTGACCGCTGACATAACTGCGAAGGCTAACTAGTAACGTCATTTTAAATTCTTAGTactgtatttatataagTTAGCAATTGGCGTCTTTACAAGCTGCTGACCATGAGTAGAGATCTtatcataataataataataataataataataataataataataataataataataattaatcaTTAGAGATCTTATCAGTCAATAGCAGGTAACCTAACCCTGGGATCcgagatatataaatactcGTAGTTTCCCTTAGAACTTGGAAGACTAAGCTTGGTTATCATTAAGTCTTCTTATACTAACTTCTAAGGTGAGTTTTCAATATTAATACATTAAGTCTTCTTATACTAACTTCTAAGACGGGTAAGGCCTCAACCCGGATACAACATATCCTTCGACCTTACAGTTCCAATAACATCCGATATGGTGTAATGGCTAGCACAGGACGCTCTCACCGTCCAGATCAGGGTTCGATTCCCTGTATCGGAGTTCTTTTTTGaccttttcttttattgCGGATTCAATCCTTGTTACTTTATTTTTAggatttatttatatgtaAGCTCAGAATCATATTATGTCTCACTAAAAGGAATAGGGCCCATGGACGTTGTCCGATTGTTCTCATCATCCCTCTCATTGACGATTATAAGCGGCTTAGAATTGCAGATGTAGATCAATCACCAACATTAACAATATAGTAGACCGGAGCAGAGCATTTAACATCACGCGCCATCTTGATGATATCGGCATTTTCGGCTCTGCCGATAGTGTCCTTGCCGTTAACAGATAGGTCAAGGATAACCAGCATTTTTGCGATAGGTGGAAGGTTATTGATCGGATATTCAACCGGCGTATTACAGGTTTATAACATATTGGAGCCATTCTCACCATCTTTACAGGCTTCTTTAAGTGCAACTTATAAGAACATATCAACCCAAGctattgaaaagattggGGCCATCCAAGATGCTGGTTTTTTGGTAATCTTAGCCAACTCTATGGTCAGTGTGtatgattttgaaacttATTCGCTGGATGAGCATCTTTCAAAAACCAAAGGAGCAACAACCTTTGCTACAATTCAAGGACTAAAGGAGTTGGATTCCGACCAACCAGGGGTACCAATAACACTTTCCCGTTTGGTAGTAGCATGTAAAAGAAAATTGGTTTGTTATGAGTGGAGGGATACAGAATTTATCGAATATAAAGAGATACAACTTCAAGAGACTATCAAGAGTCTGTGCTTTGCTGATATCgataatattatatgtGGGTTATCGTCTGAATTTAGTGTGGTTAACTTAGTAGCAAATAGCATTGCCACTGTGGTTCCAGATGGCGGTGACAATGCACCGTCTGCGGTGTCGGTTGGGATGAGTTatattggaattggatCACGAATGGCTCCCCCACTGTGCGTGGCCCTCGACAATAGGTTAGCCAGCACATTTGGTTCAGACAATAAGTTTGGTATGAAAGAGATTCAAGAGAGGAAGGGTTCTTCGGCATATCTACCCGATTATGTAGGTTCACCACTGATTACTCGGAAAAGTCTATTAGTTCGCGACACACGGTCGACCTGTATCGATAGCGCAGGTAAGGTGGTCTCAGATTATCCTAACATTCAATGGCCATCGGCTCCAAGAGTACTTGCATTCAGCTATCCCTACTTGCTGGATGTATTGCAAAATGCGGTGGAAGTGAGGAATCCAGCCACCACTACAGTCCTCCAGTCCATACCCATCGAGAATATAGACTTGATGACGGAGGGAAAGTTGTTATACATGGCGTCAGCTAGACGGGTATATAGACTTCTGGCTGGTGACTACAAtcttcagattcagaaGCTGACTGATAATGGAGATTTGGTTGAGGCGATTTCTTTACTTAGTCAGATAGAAACTGTTCTTGTtaaagataaagaaaacaaacttcGCCACCTTCAAATCCTTCGTGCTCAAGAGCTATTCAAGGATAACAAATTTGAAGAGGCTTTGCTCATGTTCTCTGATATTTCTGCGCCCCCCAATATTGTTATTAATTTATACCCCGACAATTTTGTTGCAGAAGATGAGAATTCGACAATCAAGAGTACGACAACTGATTCTACTAAACAGCACAATATATCATCAGCAAGTAATACTTCAGATGGAGAACCTTCTAATCTATCGACTCAATTTAAGTGGACCCAAAGAAACCTTACCAAAGCTGTTCGCAGTTTATTGCCGTATTTGGCAGacacaagaagaaaaatatcCAAGCTTGAAACGTCTCAGGAAAGAGTTAAATATCATGGTTTTGAGCTTTCTGAAGAGATCTATGGTGATTTgactgttgctgctggactGGTTGACACAACTTTGTTCAAGTGTTACATGCTTATAAGCCCTTCCTTAGTGGGCCCATTAGTACGGGTCGCCAATCACTGCGATCCCGTTGTGGTAGAACAAAAGTTGTCTGAAGTCGGAAAATGGAAagatttgattgatttttattttgggAAGAAGATGCATAGGGAAGCGCTCAAGCTTCTAGCAAAACTTTCCGGAGACGATAATACTGATTCTAATTTATTGTCTGGACCAGAACCAACTGTACAATATCTTCAAAGATTGAACAATGAATATCTTGATGTCATATTTGAATTCGCTTCTTGGCCCATTTCAGTCGACAAGCAATTTGGACGGGATATATTTTTGGAGGACTCGTCGGaatctctttctctttcacGGCCCAAAGTATTCAAATATCTACTAGCATTACCGTCTCATGATCTCTGTATTGAGTATTTGGAATACTTGGTTAGTGAATTGGGTGAGACTCTACCTCTGTTTCATAACAACCTAGCCACTCTTTATATTAGACGTATAGAGGGTGGTCGGGAAGATGATATTCCCAAACTGATGACATTTTTGTCAACATCTTCCTATTACAAGGTTGACAGAATACTGAACGAGATTGATGAGAATAATTCAAAGTTTCATGAAGCTCGTGCAATACTATATGGCAAGCTGGGGCAACACTTAGAGGCCCTTCAATTATATGCACTCGAAATTAATGACCAGATAAAAGCCAGGAAATATTGCGCGGATGTCTATGAAGCAGACAAAAACCAGGGCCAGAATTGTTCGCATATGTTATTTGAACTGTATTTAAAAGATACGAGTCAGAATAGGCAGAACATACTAGATTTGTTATCATCTCAAGGACCGCGAATGTCCCCTATCAAGGTTTTATCCCGGCTCCCTGCCGACTTCAGCTTGAGTGAATTAGACCATTTCTTGCAATCCCAGTTGAGAACACTGACGAGTGAAGCGACATCTGAAAGAGTTGATGCTTCTTTATCAAGGGTACACTTGATCCGAACTCAAGAACAATTATTGGAGTTGACCCAAAAAAGTACTACTATCACCAATCATCGAACTTGTAAATTGTGTAAGAAACGTCTGGGACACAGCGTTATATCGATATTCCCGAACGGCGTAGTTGTTCATTTTGGTTGTCAAAAAGCATATCAGGACATGCTACGACAAGAGAGTGAAAAATCCGCCCCACTAAGTCTTAGTGCTTATAAAAAGTCTACTAAATAGACACGAGCATATATAATTcctgtatttattttattaattacCTACTTCTATAATGTTAGGCTATGCAGTTCTTAGATAGTTTAAGACTCCCGAGCAGTATTTAGTAAGCTTGTCAAGTCTTACAGATTCGGAGTCTTGTTCCGTCTCAAAAGACGACAGAGATGCAATAAGGTCACTGTCCTTCTGATTGGCCAAAATAATGTCCCCGTGGATTCTAAGTAGCATTGTCATCCATGCCTGAACTAGTTCATAATCTCTCTTCTGCTGAAGCTGGTAGGTTAACGCATCAATGAAAGATATAAACTCATTCAGTGGAGGGAATGTGTTGAGGGAGCGAATCTCCAGATCAGTGGCAGAGGGAGAGAGGCCCTTGAGGTGGGTCAAAAACCCTTCTACATCGCCACTCCTTAGAAGACGGGTGAATGTGGACTCAGATGAAATAGTGTTCTTCATTTTTGGTTGATTGAAAGGTCCCTCACTGGTTTCTTGTCTTTCTGACTCTACACCTGGAACACCCAGAAAAAATGGCGATTTTTCAGGTACCTTTGGAGCCTCTTTAGGCTTATTTCTGAGTTTTATAAGATCTAAATGTACCAAGGTATTCAGTTTAGTTTTTGGTAATAAGCTCAACGTCTGTAGCTTGTCGCTCAAAGTATTTGGAGAGTTCCAATCAGATTGATCCATATCCGTCTCATCCTGGGCAAGTTCAAATGCGCCTTCTATAATATTAGATCCACCTTCACCAGTAGAGTTTGGCATGACTATGTCATTAacctcatcttcagaaaTCGTACGGGTTGAAATTTTCTGAAACTGGGACTTCATGGTCCAGAGTTgaacaccagcaccttGAACATGGGAAGTGGCCAGCCATTCGCCATTGGGGCTTACTTTCAAGCATGTTACTATATTGTTCACCTTAACAGCGTCTATGCAGCCACCCGACGGAATATCCCAAGTCCTTATTGAGCTATCCAACGAAGCCGAAATAATCCAACGTCCATCAGGAGTGAAGTCGAAAGAAGTAATAGCATTGGTATGACCCCATAGTTCACGGATAACACGTCGTGTTTGGAtatcaataacaacaacagaaagGTTATCAAGAGCGACGGCCAACAGGTTGGATCTGGAATGAAATCTCATTTGAAGAGCAGATGACTCAAGGTTTATTTTGCCAATTCGCGAGGCATTATGGAAATCATGAAACATTACAAAACCTTCTAATGAGCAACTGATAATCACCTTGTTGAAGCTATCCGATGCTATACCCGTCACAGCCTTTTTGTGACTAGTTGTCACTATTTTGCGTCTCAGAGTACCACTCTGAAGGTTGTAAACAGCAATACTACCCTGGGATGAGCCTATCAACCCAAAGTTGCCGCATTGTGAGATTCCTACACTCTTTACTATGCCTCCATCTAGAGTATGGAGATTGTACTTTCCAACTATACCCCTACTACCGCTCCAAGTTCTAGCATAATCCAAGTTTTTATGGGCAGTAATGATATTATCCCACctattttgtttatttgcCTGGTAGGCCAGATCAGTGATTTCAGAAAACTTCTCCCGCAGTCCGCTACCAGCGAGGCCAGCATTTCGCTTACCATTGGTAGTGGCAGATGTTCTCTGGGAGAATTCGTGGCTTTGACTGTCTTTACGTAGAGAAAAGCTCCACAAAGATTTATCTTGAGATGCCGAGAGAATAAAATGggcttcttcatcagtaaAAGAAATACTTGTGGGTGGTCTCGCATGGCCACCTCGAGATCTCAGAACACGTGGTGGCGAGGTTATACTTCGTTCACTTCCTACCGAAGATGTTATTGAAGGATCGAAAACAAGCTCTTGGATAATATTGTCTGCACCATTGGTAATAACAATCGATTGTCCATTAAGATATTGTACCTTAGAGACACCACCAGAAGCCTCACTGTGGGCACCTCTAACTGAATGTATACGTCGTTTCCCATTCAAATCATAAAAGAACAAATGACCAGAAGCGGTACCTACAGCAAGATGTGGTGTGCCATCAGTACGGAAAGAAATAGATGAAACATGCTCACCTATGTCTAGTGAAAAAACAATTTTGCCTCTGCGAATGTTATACAGATgaatatcaccagcagcagtagaaaTACCAACGATATCTAAAACTGGAGAAGGTTCAACAGCGGTAATAGACGAACCAAAATCTTCAGAAGTATAGAGGAGTTTTCCAGATCTGACGTTGAACACCAAGACTGAAGACTTTGCTGCAATAACTACTTTGTTGAGATAAGTAGGAGGGTGTGAGAGGTGCTTAATTTGGCCAAGAACTTTAGGAACCCTGAAAGAGGTGTAGAACTCGACATTTGCAGGTGACTTTACATCACTTTTGTAAACATACAGGGTCTCACTAGTCGAAACACACAAGTACCCACCAAATAGAAGAATGCTATTAATTTCGCTAGCATCGTGGTCATCTGGTAGGACGATAGTAGATTGGAGATTACCTCTTTTGTAGATACCAACACTTCGTTCCCAAGATGCATAAACATAGTGGAAATGCGAGTGGATACAAGTTATCTTACTTGGTGTTCTTGGTTGAGACACGAacaggaggtggaggttCGAAGCATCATAAATTTGAAAGGAATTATCGACTACAGTTGTTACTAGGAATGATTGTCCAAGAGATGTTATCGCAAGCGGTGTTCCATCTGTGACAAGACCGATAGTACGGAACGGAGAAAAGACCCTTGATGAAATGGCCTTGACAGGAGTCGAGGAAGAaatctttcttctcttagCGTCGGTAGATTCAACCGCTACAGAAGGCATCCTATCAGGCACAATTTCAGTTCCTTCGTCACTAGTTTTGATAGCTTCTTTGATccagtgaaaaaaaataaaagatcTATTCGTGCATATATGCAATAAATTTTCCAGCCGTTCCATCAACTCCAGAACACGGCTCCCGATTTATAGAATATTTCCTTACAAATTCTCTAAGTGGGATTGGAACACGTGCGTAGAGATTTGATAGCCTGATTGGCAGCATCATAGATATCAGCTGCTAATAAAAATCGTGTGTGAATGATCTATTTAACTGTGAAACCACCCGATCCGTTTCGGCTCAAATTAAGAAGGCACTTCCATATCATTTGTGTGGAAGCTTCCAATAAGAATAGTAAGTTCAGAACCAAGCGATAGAACGCTTATGCATACCGAGGAATAGCGTTCTATGTTCTATGCAGGATTTCTTGGAGCATCTGCCGATCATATTCTGTTTAATCAAGAACTTAATTTTACCTTGATAATTCATACTAGAAAGTTGACAAACACTCTTGAAACTCGAACATATCCAGTCGAAGTATAGGTgagttgaaaaaaatgtctTTACAAAGTTAATAATTAATAGTAGAGAAAAGTGTTTTCCAGAATCTAACGAATCATATTAGTTCTAGCTGATAATGGATTTGAATGATCCTCGtaagcagcaccagcccaCTGGTTTAGGCATCGATAACAGTTCGGTTCCTACTCCTGTAGCTATTAATGATGATCCAGCTATCAGTGTTGACAATAGTACGAAAGGTATTGCTATTCCAACTCAGCCACCCCTTCGACACAACGATTCATTTTTGAATGCGACAACGTACTCACCTGACAACAATCCCGACTCAATCGAATTAGATCTTGAGCGAGTTACTAGAATTGGTAGCAGAGATACAAATAATTCAGATAGCACTTCGGGTACCAATAGTGCTACTAGAACTCCTACTCCTCTGACCTCCGCTTTAGGCTTGGCTATGAGAAGAACCGTTAGTCACAGTCGCACCTTTTCTGGTTCTTCGGCCCGTATTCCAGATCTGTCCAATGCGACTCCACCAATTGGAAAAATTGGTGTTTGTGCCATGGAGAGTAAGGCCCGTTCAAAGCCTTGCCGTCAGATCTTAAACAAACTtattgaaaatggtgaATTTGAAACCGTCATCTTTGGCGATAAGGTAATTCTTGACGAATCTATTGAGAATTGGCCAACTTGTGATTTCTTAATCTGCTTTTTTTCCACTGGATTCCCTTTGCAAAAGGCGATCGAATATGTAGAACTCCGAAAGCCGTTTCTTGTCAATGATCTCGAGCTGCAAAAAGTTCTTTGGGATAGAAGACTAGTATTGAAGCTACTGGATGCCAACAATGTCCCCACTCCTCAGAGACTTGTTATATCCCGAGATGGCGGTCCAAAGGTTGATGAGAAGGTGCGAGCCAAACTGGCCAGTCATGGTGTTAATCTAGAGTACGAACCTGAATTGCAGTTTGAAATGATTGATGACGGTGACACATTGCGTCTCAGCGACGGCAGCACCCTACAAAAGCCGTTCGTTGAAAAGCCAGTCGATGGTGAAGACCATAATGTATATGTTTATTATCCGAAGAAATCcggcggtggtggtagaAGGTTGTTTCGGAAGGTTGGTAACAAGTCGTCCGAATATGACCCCGAATTATCTAGCCCTCGTACTAAAGGGTCTTTTATCTATGAACGGTTTATGGATACTGATAATTTTGAAGATGTTAAGGCATATACAGTCGGTCCGGATTTC
The Sugiyamaella lignohabitans strain CBS 10342 chromosome A, complete sequence genome window above contains:
- the VAM6 gene encoding Vam6p (Vacuolar protein involved in vacuolar membrane fusion tethering; plays a critical role in the tethering steps of vacuolar membrane fusion by facilitating guanine nucleotide exchange on small guanosine triphosphatase Ypt7p; GO_component: GO:0030897 - HOPS complex [Evidence IPI] [PMID 10944212]; GO_component: GO:0000324 - fungal-type vacuole [Evidence IDA] [PMID 11853670]; GO_component: GO:0000329 - fungal-type vacuole membrane [Evidence IDA] [PMID 9111041]; GO_component: GO:0016020 - membrane [Evidence IEA]; GO_component: GO:0005774 - vacuolar membrane [Evidence IEA]; GO_component: GO:0005773 - vacuole [Evidence IEA]; GO_function: GO:0017112 - Rab guanyl-nucleotide exchange factor activity [Evidence IDA] [PMID 11062257]; GO_function: GO:0035091 - phosphatidylinositol binding [Evidence IDA] [PMID 16601699]; GO_process: GO:0006886 - intracellular protein transport [Evidence IEA]; GO_process: GO:0034727 - piecemeal microautophagy of nucleus [Evidence IMP] [PMID 18701704]; GO_process: GO:0015031 - protein transport [Evidence IEA]; GO_process: GO:0035542 - regulation of SNARE complex assembly [Evidence IDA] [PMID 18385512]; GO_process: GO:0032889 - regulation of vacuole fusion, non-autophagic [Evidence IDA] [PMID 18385512]; GO_process: GO:0006810 - transport [Evidence IEA]; GO_process: GO:0042144 - vacuole fusion, non-autophagic [Evidence IDA,IMP] [PMID 10944212]; GO_process: GO:0007033 - vacuole organization [Evidence IMP] [PMID 9111041]; GO_process: GO:0016192 - vesicle-mediated transport [Evidence IEA]; GO_process: GO:0016192 - vesicle-mediated transport [Evidence IMP] [PMID 12730205]), yielding MISAFSALPIVSLPLTDRSRITSIFAIGGRLLIGYSTGVLQVYNILEPFSPSLQASLSATYKNISTQAIEKIGAIQDAGFLVILANSMVSVYDFETYSLDEHLSKTKGATTFATIQGLKELDSDQPGVPITLSRLVVACKRKLVCYEWRDTEFIEYKEIQLQETIKSLCFADIDNIICGLSSEFSVVNLVANSIATVVPDGGDNAPSAVSVGMSYIGIGSRMAPPLCVALDNRLASTFGSDNKFGMKEIQERKGSSAYLPDYVGSPLITRKSLLVRDTRSTCIDSAGKVVSDYPNIQWPSAPRVLAFSYPYLLDVLQNAVEVRNPATTTVLQSIPIENIDLMTEGKLLYMASARRVYRLLAGDYNLQIQKLTDNGDLVEAISLLSQIETVLVKDKENKLRHLQILRAQELFKDNKFEEALLMFSDISAPPNIVINLYPDNFVAEDENSTIKSTTTDSTKQHNISSASNTSDGEPSNLSTQFKWTQRNLTKAVRSLLPYLADTRRKISKLETSQERVKYHGFELSEEIYGDLTVAAGLVDTTLFKCYMLISPSLVGPLVRVANHCDPVVVEQKLSEVGKWKDLIDFYFGKKMHREALKLLAKLSGDDNTDSNLLSGPEPTVQYLQRLNNEYLDVIFEFASWPISVDKQFGRDIFLEDSSESLSLSRPKVFKYLLALPSHDLCIEYLEYLVSELGETLPLFHNNLATLYIRRIEGGREDDIPKLMTFLSTSSYYKVDRILNEIDENNSKFHEARAILYGKLGQHLEALQLYALEINDQIKARKYCADVYEADKNQGQNCSHMLFELYLKDTSQNRQNILDLLSSQGPRMSPIKVLSRLPADFSLSELDHFLQSQLRTLTSEATSERVDASLSRVHLIRTQEQLLELTQKSTTITNHRTCKLCKKRLGHSVISIFPNGVVVHFGCQKAYQDMLRQESEKSAPLSLSAYKKSTK